The genomic window aaagtgttgaaaggcaaggatgtcaccttgaagactaaggtgtgcctgacccaagccatggtattttcagttgcttcaaatgcatgcgaaagctggacaatgaataaggaagacctgagAAGAACTGAggtctttgaattttggtgttagcaaagaatattgaatataccatggactgccaaaagaatgaacaaatgtgtcttggaagaaatacaaccaggatgctctttagaagcaaagatggcaagactacatctcacatactttggacatgttatcaggaggaaccagactctggagaagggcatcatgcttggtaaagtacagggtcagtgtaaaagaggaaggccctcaatgagatgaattgacacattggctgcaacaatgagctcaagcataacaaggattgtgaggatggcaaaggactggccagtgttttgttctgttgtacataaggttgctatgagtcagaactgactctatggtacctaacaacagcaacagttggACTAATTTAAAATAGTGAGCCTTCTGAATGGACACAGTCCCAACAACACACGACTTGGTGAGTAGACTGTGGGCTTCATTTAATTTCTACTTGCTCCCTCGGCCAGGTACTTTTAGATAGTGAACAACCTACACAACAGTTTGGAGCATCCTTGTGTCTATTCTACAGCTGTTCTCCctttcttctagttttctttctgCTAGCCACCGTGTCCTTCAGAGGGGACTGAGCAACTCCCCAGTGCAGGAGATGAGTATTGTTTCGAGGCTAAGCCAATTCCAGTGGGCTTCTTGTCTTGCTGCATGCTGGGTTACATGGTTATgtgacaaaattttagccaatcaGATATGAAGGTAAGTTGCTGGAGGGCTTACAGTAAGAATGAGCTTTTTTCTGCCTCTTGTGGAAAGTCATCATGTGGCAGCCATCTTGGGAGCTTGGGGGAGGCAGGCTAAGTGTAGACCATCGCACGGCTAGAAGATAAATGGAACTGGGGGACACTGATGACGTAGTTGAGCTGCTGGATTAACTAACCCTGGACATGAACCACCTTTGATCTTGCCATATGACACCCATGGATATGTTGTTTAAATAGTTTAGTTGGGACTTCCGTTACTTGCAGCCCAAAGCATCCTGATACAAGAGGGAAGTTCCTGGCATATGTAACATTATGTTCCTCAAGCCTTGGAACTGGCCTTGGGGGAGCCACAAGTGGGAGGAGAGAGCCAAAGTCAGGCTAGTGTCAGTGCTTGAGTAGTGGGGATAAGTCTGCTTCAATTCCCACCCACTCTGGCAGGAAAGCTGCCTCTGGTTTAAAGACTTTGAGAAAGGGAGAGTCTGGGAGGGTATAATTGGCCAGGTAGATGGTTTCTCCACCTGCAAGGTAGGCCGCCCAGATCCCGAATGTCCCAATGGTCATGATGGTGTGGTTACACTGTGTGAGCAGTGCAAAGTCCTTGCCAGGGGAGCCCTCAATCCCACTGCCAGCAAATACCACATCACCACGGGAGGCATTGATGTTCTCCCGACACCACGCCATGCCGTTGCTGGTGACCACAAAGATGGGGGAGCGATAGCGTCCCCGGAACCAGCTCAAGGCCTGTTCTAGGTATCGCCGGTCAGCCACCACACCCTTCCAAATATTTGGCATGACATGGACGTAGTCCCCTCGGCGAACATGGACCCCCACAAAGGTGCTTGGTCGGCTCCCATTCACCTTTAGGCCCCGCAGAAAAGTCTGGGCTTCCTCCTTTACGTGGTCTTGCAGGGTGAATTCCTGGAGGATCTCGGCACGGAGGTGGTGGTAGAAGGTCCAGGAGCAGGGGTAGCCGGTGAGGCGGACGTACTCCCCTGGGATGTGGCGGTACTGCTCTTCCATCCAGTCATTCAGGTGGTAGTTCCTCCACGGGATCTTGTTGGCCACACTATTATGCAGGACTGGGAGGGTAATCTTGAAGATGGGAGCTAGTGTATTATGCATCTGGGCTGAAATGAAGGCGGGTCGTCCGTTCATCTTGGCCAGGGCGTACAGGGTGGCATACTCACCCATTTGGTTCCCCAGACGACCTTGTACATTGATTGTCCATATACCCTTGGGCTGGGAGCTACCGGAGCTCTCTGTTACCAGAGAGTAACTCTGGTATTGCGTCTCTAACTCCCACATTGGTTGAATCTTCTTTAGCCGCTGCTGAAGGTGGAATATGGTGGAAGCCATGAAGACAAAGAGAATGAAGTGGGCCCTGGGAAAGGAGAAAGGCCCCGGAGTGCTGATCATGGCTgttgggaaggaagaaaaggaaatattaGCTTGGGAGATGGAGGCAGTCACCTGAGGCCTAGGGTGGTGCATGAatgtggctgtgtgactttgtgtGCAAAcattgtgtgagtgtatgtgagtGTGAGTTTACTTTATGTGAGTatgtgtggtgaaatgagtttatGTGGGCTTTTGCCTCCGttatttggaaaaacagcttgagagatttttttcccctaagatcCTAGGAGCTacttttgccctagttttctaacCCAGAGGGTttattacttttgtccaggttcaTTGTCATTTCCTGGTTAACCTGTAAACAACTGGATGtcttgatactttttgtctggccctgggttGCAGCCcgccctgtgattggtctattttacatacttttcagggattggtcaatatactTACACAAATTAAGTGACTGTGGCATACCAAGAGAGGATTGGCCAATTCATGGCCCCGGTGGAAGGCCAGAGCttaaaattgacaaggagtttgcttaTGTATGCAACCAACCCCACCGGGgttggaaaaggaagaaagaagcaggaaaggagaaaaggcaagagaggaaagatgagagaaaaagcagagagaggaggcaaggaacttcCTAAAAGAGCTATAACACAGGTCAAGTGCTG from Loxodonta africana isolate mLoxAfr1 chromosome 11, mLoxAfr1.hap2, whole genome shotgun sequence includes these protein-coding regions:
- the FUT2 gene encoding galactoside alpha-(1,2)-fucosyltransferase 2, producing the protein MHHPRPQVTASISQANISFSSFPTAMISTPGPFSFPRAHFILFVFMASTIFHLQQRLKKIQPMWELETQYQSYSLVTESSGSSQPKGIWTINVQGRLGNQMGEYATLYALAKMNGRPAFISAQMHNTLAPIFKITLPVLHNSVANKIPWRNYHLNDWMEEQYRHIPGEYVRLTGYPCSWTFYHHLRAEILQEFTLQDHVKEEAQTFLRGLKVNGSRPSTFVGVHVRRGDYVHVMPNIWKGVVADRRYLEQALSWFRGRYRSPIFVVTSNGMAWCRENINASRGDVVFAGSGIEGSPGKDFALLTQCNHTIMTIGTFGIWAAYLAGGETIYLANYTLPDSPFLKVFKPEAAFLPEWVGIEADLSPLLKH